A single window of Gimesia chilikensis DNA harbors:
- a CDS encoding DUF1559 domain-containing protein, translated as MQTKRGFTLIELLVVIAIIAILIALLLPAVQQAREAARRSTCKNNLKQLGLAMHNYHDTHRTFPPGAVWYGIGSAPEDGRHADWGTTWVVQVLPFMDQANLYNNYNMSLKARSANASTTNSVLQAKIPSLICPSQPGVDRSLLTQDFTGFSRITYAASVGAGSTMTRTDFNNPNRRGFFSAVAQNGAKIRDVTDGSSNSIMLSEIVVGQVTSDDKGAWGWCTGALFAGRNNNGILTPNAKVYDATPYASNNTTDNNFNRRNNPDRTGTLSGQAARSFHVGGVHATMGDGAVRFLSENIDQNTYLNLLSISDGNVIGEF; from the coding sequence ATGCAAACAAAACGAGGTTTTACTTTGATTGAATTGCTGGTGGTCATTGCGATCATCGCGATTCTGATCGCGCTCTTACTGCCCGCGGTACAGCAGGCACGTGAAGCTGCCCGTCGCAGTACCTGTAAGAACAATCTGAAGCAGCTCGGACTGGCGATGCACAACTATCACGATACGCACCGCACATTCCCTCCGGGAGCCGTCTGGTACGGTATCGGTTCCGCTCCGGAAGATGGGCGTCACGCTGACTGGGGTACGACCTGGGTCGTACAGGTTCTGCCCTTTATGGATCAGGCCAACCTGTATAACAATTACAACATGTCTCTGAAGGCCCGCAGTGCGAATGCAAGCACTACTAACAGCGTGTTGCAGGCTAAGATTCCCAGCCTGATCTGTCCTTCTCAGCCCGGCGTTGATCGCAGTCTGCTGACACAGGATTTCACCGGATTTTCCAGAATCACCTATGCGGCATCGGTAGGCGCTGGTTCAACCATGACACGTACTGACTTCAACAATCCGAACCGACGTGGTTTCTTCAGTGCGGTAGCCCAGAATGGCGCGAAAATCCGTGACGTCACTGATGGATCGTCCAACTCGATCATGCTGAGTGAAATCGTCGTCGGTCAGGTCACCTCTGATGACAAGGGGGCCTGGGGCTGGTGCACCGGGGCGCTGTTCGCAGGCCGGAATAACAACGGGATTCTGACACCGAACGCGAAAGTTTATGACGCGACTCCCTATGCATCCAATAATACCACCGATAACAACTTTAACCGTCGGAATAACCCCGACCGAACCGGGACTCTTTCCGGCCAGGCGGCACGCAGTTTCCATGTTGGTGGCGTACATGCTACCATGGGTGACGGTGCTGTGCGTTTCCTTTCAGAAAACATTGATCAGAATACCTATCTGAATCTGTTGTCAATTTCTGATGGTAACGTAATTGGTGAATTCTAA
- a CDS encoding response regulator: MPRPDLSHTQVSQILSRLEESVQETFREAFSPQTNPVPPSLPVAPQQPHQDASATEETETARLRQELQATREELKQAQAVAAAATRARCEFLAYMSHEIRTPMTAILGFTELLQNEALSDEDQNRAVKTIRRNSNYLLDVINEILELSRLESGLLEIEQLQVNPLQLGREVVDQLSEQAHALNNTIHLEIEGTVPETIQTDPTLLKQALVNLLTNALKLTTEGHIRLTLSCEPAQQVFCFGVSDTGMGIPTDQRQHVFQPFRQAAATTKGKRGKAGSGFTIISRIAELLQGEIRLEQDASENSEFTFAIATGPLDQVRMLSSQEAGELDLPDPRSFSANSRLQGRILVVEDNLDNQRLIRFLLNRAGAEITIAANGQLGVDMALQSESPFDLILMDLQMPVLDGYQATIALREAGYTGPIVALTAHALTGELERCLSVGFDDCLTKPIDRNVLIPQIAARLARKSTSVTR; this comes from the coding sequence ATGCCCAGACCCGATTTATCACACACACAAGTTTCGCAAATCCTGAGCAGACTCGAAGAGTCGGTTCAGGAGACATTCCGCGAAGCCTTCTCTCCTCAAACCAACCCCGTGCCCCCCAGCCTGCCAGTCGCCCCTCAACAGCCCCACCAGGATGCATCCGCTACAGAGGAAACAGAGACGGCCCGGTTGCGTCAGGAACTGCAGGCGACTCGTGAAGAATTGAAGCAGGCACAAGCAGTCGCTGCAGCTGCAACACGCGCCCGCTGCGAATTCCTGGCTTATATGAGTCATGAAATCCGCACGCCAATGACGGCCATCCTGGGTTTCACGGAACTGTTGCAGAACGAAGCCCTTTCGGATGAAGATCAGAATCGAGCCGTCAAAACCATCCGGCGTAACAGCAACTACCTGCTGGATGTCATCAATGAAATTCTGGAACTCTCCCGACTGGAATCGGGACTTCTCGAAATCGAACAGTTGCAGGTCAATCCCCTGCAGCTCGGACGCGAAGTCGTCGACCAGTTATCCGAACAGGCCCACGCGTTAAATAATACGATTCACCTGGAGATCGAAGGCACTGTTCCGGAAACAATCCAAACCGACCCCACGCTGTTGAAACAGGCGCTGGTCAACCTGTTGACCAATGCACTCAAACTGACCACCGAGGGACACATCCGACTCACACTCAGCTGCGAGCCGGCACAACAGGTGTTCTGCTTTGGTGTCAGTGATACCGGCATGGGCATTCCCACCGACCAGCGTCAGCACGTCTTCCAGCCCTTTCGTCAGGCAGCCGCAACAACGAAAGGTAAGCGGGGTAAGGCCGGCTCCGGTTTTACAATCATCAGCCGCATCGCAGAACTGCTGCAGGGCGAAATCCGCCTCGAACAGGACGCCTCAGAGAACAGCGAATTCACTTTTGCAATCGCTACCGGCCCATTGGATCAGGTCCGCATGCTGTCTTCACAGGAGGCAGGAGAACTCGATCTACCCGATCCCCGATCATTCTCTGCCAACAGTCGCCTGCAGGGACGCATCCTGGTGGTGGAAGACAATCTCGACAACCAGCGGTTGATCCGCTTCCTGCTCAACCGCGCCGGTGCTGAGATCACGATTGCCGCGAATGGTCAACTAGGCGTCGATATGGCTCTGCAGTCGGAATCCCCTTTCGACCTGATCCTGATGGATCTGCAAATGCCCGTCCTCGACGGCTACCAGGCAACCATCGCCCTCCGCGAAGCAGGTTACACCGGTCCCATCGTAGCACTCACCGCGCATGCACTCACGGGCGAACTCGAACGCTGCCTGAGTGTCGGCTTTGATGATTGCCTGACCAAGCCGATTGACCGCAACGTTCTGATTCCACAGATCGCCGCGCGACTCGCCCGCAAGTCGACCTCCGTCACACGCTGA
- a CDS encoding neutral/alkaline non-lysosomal ceramidase N-terminal domain-containing protein, whose protein sequence is MPGLTLLSHTLLLPRRSFLFVFGVLLLGTTSLAAAEQWHAGLAKAKITPETDVWLAGYGSKRAPDGKLHDIWMKALALEAPGGERAVLITSDFQGVPKSMSDRVFKKIKTKFDLERRQIMFTFSHNHCGPRLGDDLYDYYPTTPEQDKTVAEYTDRMVEKTVAMIGEALDNLAPATLKQGNGHTTFAVNRRNNREADIPNLLKAGKALVGPVDHDVPILTVTRPDGQLAAVLFGYACHPTTLSFTKICGDYPGFAQLEIEKNHPGTLAMFVNTCGGDQNPLPRRKVELCEKYGHMLAVAVEEALKQPLQNVSPGLKTAFSYVDLPYLKVVTRADLEADTKSGNRIKRRWAARLLKKLDQGETFPTAYPYPIHAWRLGKETLMIGMGAETVVDYSLRFKREFGPGTWVCGYADDMISYIPSKRVWLEGGYEGGWNLYEYGRPAYRWSEQTEDLISETVHKLVKQVE, encoded by the coding sequence ATGCCCGGCCTCACCTTGCTCTCCCACACACTCCTCCTCCCCCGACGTTCGTTTCTGTTCGTCTTCGGTGTTCTTCTTCTGGGCACGACAAGTCTCGCGGCTGCAGAACAGTGGCACGCCGGTTTAGCCAAGGCCAAAATCACTCCCGAAACCGATGTCTGGCTGGCAGGCTACGGATCCAAACGGGCCCCCGATGGCAAGCTGCATGACATCTGGATGAAAGCCCTCGCACTCGAAGCACCAGGCGGCGAACGCGCTGTCCTGATCACCAGTGATTTCCAGGGCGTCCCTAAAAGCATGAGCGATCGCGTCTTCAAAAAAATTAAAACGAAGTTTGACCTGGAACGCCGCCAGATCATGTTTACCTTCTCGCATAATCACTGTGGCCCCCGGCTGGGAGACGACCTTTACGATTACTATCCCACCACGCCGGAGCAGGACAAAACTGTCGCCGAGTACACGGATCGTATGGTCGAGAAAACCGTCGCCATGATCGGCGAAGCACTTGATAATCTTGCCCCCGCAACACTCAAACAGGGCAACGGACACACCACGTTCGCCGTCAATCGCCGCAACAACCGTGAAGCCGACATTCCCAATCTACTCAAAGCAGGCAAGGCACTCGTAGGCCCCGTCGATCACGACGTGCCCATCCTGACCGTCACCCGTCCCGATGGCCAGCTGGCGGCTGTCCTGTTCGGCTATGCCTGTCATCCCACGACGCTCAGCTTCACCAAAATCTGCGGCGACTATCCCGGCTTCGCACAACTGGAGATCGAAAAAAATCATCCGGGCACGCTGGCCATGTTCGTCAACACCTGCGGCGGTGATCAGAACCCACTCCCCCGCCGGAAAGTCGAGCTCTGTGAAAAATACGGGCACATGCTGGCTGTCGCCGTCGAAGAAGCCTTAAAGCAGCCGTTGCAGAACGTTTCTCCCGGTTTGAAAACCGCTTTTTCTTATGTTGATCTTCCCTACCTCAAAGTCGTCACCCGCGCTGACCTCGAAGCTGACACCAAAAGCGGCAACAGAATCAAACGACGCTGGGCGGCGCGGCTCTTGAAAAAACTGGACCAGGGAGAGACCTTTCCCACAGCCTATCCCTATCCGATTCACGCCTGGCGGCTGGGTAAGGAAACCCTCATGATCGGCATGGGAGCCGAAACCGTCGTCGATTACTCACTCCGCTTCAAGCGGGAATTCGGGCCGGGGACCTGGGTCTGCGGCTACGCCGACGACATGATCTCCTACATCCCTTCCAAACGGGTCTGGCTCGAAGGAGGTTATGAGGGGGGCTGGAACCTCTATGAATACGGCCGCCCCGCCTATCGCTGGTCCGAACAGACGGAAGATCTCATTTCAGAAACCGTGCACAAGCTCGTCAAACAGGTCGAATGA
- a CDS encoding dihydrodipicolinate synthase family protein, which translates to MTSSIKMITALGTPLTPEEDLHVEGLEAHLQDQLDHGINGFLVAGTMGLMQLLKERTYRDLVARSVTCNAGRAELLVGVGDTSYVRTLERIRMVEEYDIDGVVALAPFFIKYSQSDLIDYYQSLADASSRPLFLYDLPQTTGTKLEVATVLQLAQHPNIQGIKCSDHFVTIRPVLDAIGDEFRVIVAQPTLMDVLLRAGVREHLDGIYGVVPEWIAAMVTATESQDWETLAAVQQDLSALLTLLQTFSAPLFSTVTALLNRRGIPGNFAPRPMRPITQAEEAALFEMPLVKKMFAGKAVTAAE; encoded by the coding sequence ATGACCAGTTCGATCAAAATGATTACCGCCCTGGGGACTCCGTTGACTCCGGAAGAAGACCTGCACGTGGAAGGGCTGGAAGCCCATCTGCAGGATCAGCTGGACCACGGTATTAACGGTTTCCTGGTTGCGGGTACGATGGGGCTGATGCAGCTCTTGAAGGAGCGCACCTATCGCGATCTGGTTGCCCGGAGTGTGACATGTAACGCCGGTCGGGCGGAACTGCTGGTGGGCGTCGGCGATACGAGCTATGTGCGGACGCTGGAGCGGATTCGGATGGTGGAAGAGTATGACATCGACGGCGTGGTGGCATTGGCTCCCTTTTTCATCAAGTACAGTCAATCCGACCTGATCGATTATTATCAGTCGCTGGCAGATGCGAGTTCCCGCCCCCTGTTTCTGTATGACTTGCCTCAGACGACGGGGACTAAACTGGAAGTGGCGACCGTGCTGCAGCTGGCACAGCATCCGAATATTCAGGGCATTAAGTGTTCCGATCACTTTGTGACGATCCGCCCGGTGCTGGATGCGATTGGTGATGAATTTCGCGTGATCGTCGCCCAGCCGACACTGATGGATGTGCTACTGCGTGCAGGCGTTCGCGAGCATCTGGACGGGATCTATGGCGTCGTGCCGGAGTGGATTGCGGCGATGGTGACCGCGACAGAATCGCAAGACTGGGAGACCCTGGCGGCAGTCCAGCAAGATCTCTCTGCCTTACTCACGCTGCTTCAGACGTTTTCTGCGCCGCTGTTTTCTACAGTGACCGCCTTACTGAACCGGCGGGGAATTCCCGGTAACTTTGCACCGCGACCCATGCGTCCCATCACGCAGGCAGAAGAGGCGGCCCTGTTTGAAATGCCCCTGGTGAAAAAGATGTTTGCTGGTAAAGCGGTCACTGCAGCTGAGTAA
- a CDS encoding pyridoxal-phosphate dependent enzyme, producing the protein MEVEPFTLGEGETPLVRSRRIGPAVGLEHLYFKLETVNPTGSYKDRFAAAAINEMLSQGKRRVVTCSSGNAGSALAAYSAAAGLECEVAVFIGAPENKLKQMLAYGARVWRIEGFGADPEISRATFKCLKQIGAAADAALQVSSYQFNPVGMAGVEVIGHELVTQTAALNRPIDHVVCCAGGGGLLLAVYRGLKTALEGKEQVDFPAIHCVQPAGNNTIAGPLREGSSLARSCESTTAVGGLQVANVLDGHEVIRVCRETGGNGYLVADDYIFEVQARLAREEGIFCEPAAAVSLAGVLRAVAQGEIAAGETVVCLITGTGFKDQCAIDRMLADTTCPVISLSEFQRQSL; encoded by the coding sequence ATGGAAGTTGAGCCGTTTACATTGGGCGAGGGAGAGACCCCGCTGGTGCGATCGCGACGGATCGGGCCCGCTGTGGGGCTGGAGCATTTATATTTCAAGCTGGAGACGGTGAATCCGACCGGTTCTTATAAGGATCGTTTTGCGGCAGCCGCGATCAACGAGATGTTGTCGCAGGGGAAGCGGCGGGTGGTGACCTGCTCGAGCGGAAATGCCGGTTCGGCCCTGGCAGCTTACAGTGCCGCTGCGGGACTGGAATGTGAGGTCGCGGTCTTCATCGGGGCTCCCGAAAATAAACTCAAACAGATGCTAGCCTACGGTGCTCGTGTCTGGAGGATTGAAGGCTTTGGTGCTGATCCGGAAATCAGCCGCGCTACGTTCAAATGTCTCAAACAGATCGGGGCTGCCGCTGATGCGGCGCTGCAGGTGAGCAGTTATCAGTTCAACCCGGTGGGCATGGCAGGAGTCGAAGTGATTGGACACGAACTGGTCACTCAGACGGCTGCACTCAATCGACCGATCGATCATGTTGTCTGCTGTGCAGGCGGTGGAGGTCTGCTGCTGGCAGTCTACCGTGGTTTAAAGACGGCGCTGGAAGGGAAGGAACAAGTCGATTTCCCGGCCATCCACTGTGTTCAGCCGGCGGGGAACAATACGATTGCCGGCCCGTTGCGAGAAGGAAGCAGTCTGGCCCGGTCCTGTGAAAGTACGACCGCGGTGGGAGGTCTACAGGTGGCGAATGTGCTGGATGGACACGAGGTGATTCGTGTCTGCAGAGAGACCGGAGGCAACGGTTACCTGGTTGCCGATGATTACATTTTTGAGGTACAGGCCCGCCTGGCGCGCGAGGAGGGCATTTTCTGTGAACCGGCGGCAGCCGTTTCGCTGGCAGGTGTATTGCGAGCCGTGGCGCAGGGAGAAATCGCTGCGGGTGAAACGGTGGTCTGTCTGATTACCGGCACCGGTTTCAAGGACCAGTGTGCCATCGATCGGATGCTGGCTGATACGACCTGTCCCGTGATCAGCCTGTCGGAATTTCAGAGGCAAAGTTTGTAA
- a CDS encoding FadR/GntR family transcriptional regulator: protein MNTLQSDSPVIGSDSRTLSAELAEQLCARIRNDRLAPGTRLGTEADLASEFGVSRTVVREAVGSLRGLGVVVGRQGLGLCVGEADNFSTVLRNALVPQVASADGWRELQQLRAVIEIGSIALAVELISTEEIIRLQTIVAEMKRVMGNLDEDPQGTSKAYKELDCLFHETILGASHGNFVQQFHGVLLDYFHAGDVYGCPPRESGLHEHEQIANAIADRDVDLATKYLTEHLKPQLKAPSKDSTTN, encoded by the coding sequence ATGAACACACTGCAGAGTGATTCTCCGGTCATCGGTTCCGACTCTCGAACCTTAAGTGCAGAGCTCGCGGAACAGCTGTGCGCCAGGATTCGCAATGATCGACTGGCTCCCGGAACCCGTCTGGGAACCGAAGCCGATCTGGCCAGCGAATTCGGCGTATCACGAACGGTCGTCCGGGAAGCGGTCGGCTCGCTTCGCGGTCTGGGTGTGGTCGTCGGCAGACAGGGACTCGGGCTCTGTGTCGGCGAAGCAGATAACTTCTCCACCGTCCTCCGCAATGCCCTGGTTCCCCAGGTCGCCAGTGCGGACGGCTGGCGCGAACTGCAACAGTTGCGAGCCGTGATTGAAATTGGCTCCATCGCCCTGGCTGTCGAACTGATCTCCACCGAAGAAATCATTCGCCTGCAGACCATCGTCGCAGAAATGAAACGAGTCATGGGGAACCTGGACGAAGATCCCCAGGGAACCAGCAAAGCCTACAAGGAACTGGACTGCCTGTTCCACGAAACGATTCTGGGTGCCTCGCATGGAAACTTTGTGCAACAGTTCCATGGCGTCCTGCTCGACTACTTCCACGCGGGCGATGTCTATGGATGTCCGCCCCGGGAAAGCGGGTTGCATGAACACGAACAGATTGCCAATGCCATCGCTGACCGCGATGTTGACCTGGCTACGAAATACCTGACAGAACACTTGAAGCCACAGTTAAAGGCGCCCAGTAAAGATTCCACGACAAATTAA
- a CDS encoding DUF1559 domain-containing protein: MFRFHSKVRARGFTLIELLVVIAIIAILIALLLPAVQQAREAARRSSCKNNFKQVGLALQNYHDTYTVFPIGAGISGGCSGYSGAHMFSWGTRILPYLDQANIYNNLNFSGPTPFVPANFSNTTCLNPVVPFLCPSNPQPDTIVNKNGAFAGALPNGMPRTDMGGVADSVSWKCNSGSGVRPTSVGNGVLYAISKVRMRDIIDGSSNTLMVGEITGSLASSGLNGNSYTGYDVFDTSNGINSIDTVPGGGTFAFRPQGFSSYHVGGCHFVFGDGSVHFLSENIDQGTLTALTTRAGGEVVGEY, encoded by the coding sequence ATGTTCCGTTTCCATTCCAAGGTGAGAGCTCGTGGATTTACGCTGATTGAACTTCTGGTCGTGATTGCCATTATTGCCATCCTGATCGCTTTACTCCTGCCCGCGGTTCAGCAGGCTCGTGAGGCGGCCCGCAGATCGTCCTGCAAAAACAACTTCAAACAGGTCGGACTCGCTCTGCAGAACTATCACGACACCTACACTGTCTTTCCCATCGGTGCCGGCATCAGTGGAGGCTGCAGTGGCTACTCAGGCGCGCACATGTTTTCCTGGGGCACCCGTATCCTGCCCTACCTCGATCAGGCCAATATTTACAACAACCTGAACTTCTCAGGGCCGACTCCCTTTGTCCCCGCGAATTTCTCTAATACGACCTGCCTCAACCCGGTAGTGCCGTTCCTCTGTCCCAGCAATCCACAGCCTGACACCATCGTCAACAAAAACGGTGCTTTCGCAGGCGCACTCCCCAATGGCATGCCCCGCACCGACATGGGCGGCGTTGCCGACTCCGTCAGCTGGAAATGTAACAGCGGCTCCGGCGTGCGACCCACTTCGGTCGGTAACGGGGTCCTCTATGCCATCTCGAAAGTCAGAATGCGCGACATCATCGATGGCTCCAGCAACACGCTCATGGTGGGTGAAATCACAGGTTCGCTCGCTTCGAGTGGTCTCAACGGAAACTCCTACACCGGCTACGATGTCTTCGATACCAGCAATGGTATTAACAGTATTGACACCGTTCCCGGAGGCGGTACCTTCGCGTTCCGCCCGCAGGGCTTCTCCAGCTATCACGTAGGTGGCTGTCACTTTGTCTTCGGCGATGGTTCGGTACATTTCCTCTCCGAAAACATTGACCAGGGAACGCTCACTGCACTCACGACCCGGGCCGGTGGTGAAGTTGTTGGCGAGTATTAA
- a CDS encoding sialidase family protein, which produces MQLRPTIPLLLTALLLSLSSAKAEEWNHPQTSRLPHKHLGPFIRLTDGNILAPDAKQSLISEDEGKTWQATPLYAEPAKFHTSNERALIQTRKGTILLVCMNLAERKFNWNDKLGGPQSDCYLPVYVIRSTDNGKTWLTPQILQDHGWCGAVRSMIQTKSGRIIVVVSQSIANPGRHVSHTYYSDDEGETWKHSNMIDLGGSGDHDGAMEGTIVELKDGRIYQLIRTKFGRFWEAFSEDEGASWRTIRPSEIPASSSPAILQRLDSGRIVMLWNRFRDPQKRTGRREELSLAFSDDECQSWSKPTVIARDLTPPGQRRENRVSYPYVFEAHPGELWVTTMQGPVRLKFKEADFVSP; this is translated from the coding sequence ATGCAACTTAGACCAACCATCCCGCTGCTCCTCACCGCGCTCCTGCTCTCCCTTTCATCAGCGAAAGCCGAGGAATGGAATCACCCCCAGACCAGCAGACTGCCCCACAAACATCTCGGGCCTTTCATCAGATTGACGGATGGCAACATCCTCGCCCCCGATGCCAAACAGTCGCTGATCAGTGAGGACGAAGGAAAGACCTGGCAGGCCACGCCCCTCTATGCCGAACCGGCAAAGTTCCACACCAGCAACGAGCGCGCACTGATCCAGACCCGCAAAGGGACGATCCTCCTTGTCTGCATGAATCTGGCCGAACGCAAATTCAACTGGAACGACAAACTGGGAGGCCCGCAGTCCGACTGCTACCTCCCCGTCTATGTCATCCGCAGTACCGATAACGGAAAAACCTGGCTCACACCTCAAATCCTGCAGGACCACGGCTGGTGCGGTGCCGTACGCAGCATGATCCAGACCAAATCGGGCCGCATCATCGTCGTCGTCTCCCAGTCCATCGCCAACCCCGGCAGGCACGTCTCGCACACCTATTACTCTGACGATGAAGGCGAGACCTGGAAACACAGCAACATGATTGATCTCGGCGGTTCCGGCGATCACGACGGCGCCATGGAGGGGACCATCGTCGAACTCAAAGACGGACGCATCTACCAGCTGATCCGCACGAAATTCGGCCGCTTCTGGGAAGCCTTCTCTGAAGATGAAGGAGCTTCCTGGCGTACCATTCGTCCCTCGGAAATTCCCGCCAGTTCCTCCCCCGCGATTCTGCAGCGACTCGACAGCGGCCGCATTGTCATGCTCTGGAACCGCTTCCGTGATCCTCAGAAACGCACAGGTCGCCGCGAAGAACTGTCACTCGCTTTCTCCGACGATGAGTGTCAATCCTGGAGCAAGCCCACGGTCATCGCCCGCGATCTGACTCCCCCGGGACAGCGACGCGAAAACCGCGTCTCCTACCCCTACGTCTTCGAAGCCCATCCCGGCGAACTCTGGGTCACCACCATGCAGGGACCCGTCCGTCTCAAATTCAAAGAGGCCGATTTCGTCAGCCCCTGA
- a CDS encoding sugar phosphate isomerase/epimerase family protein, which yields MQSLSRRQFLSSASAACLALPGLPAVFAGKTAPPTLTLGFSLYGMPHMKTEQALQTVADIGYDSTEICLMDAWDATPLKLNPQRRKAIAGKLDETGLKLTSLMEHCDLTGSKASQKPVLERLKRAAQLGHDLKPDQPPLIETTAGSGKWEDRKEEMRDNLKGWAQIAESTQTVIAVKPHRGGVVDRPEQGVWLVEQINSPWIRLNYDYSHFTHRDISLEDSLKTMLPYTSFIQIKDTVLKDNKARFVLPGESGDIDYVRLLKLAVEGGYRGDICCEVSGMVFKQPGYDPVAAAKTCYQNIAPAFQKAGIQRG from the coding sequence ATGCAGTCTTTGTCCCGTCGTCAGTTTCTCTCCTCTGCCAGTGCCGCCTGCCTGGCACTACCGGGCCTTCCAGCAGTCTTCGCCGGTAAAACCGCACCGCCGACACTCACCCTCGGCTTCAGCCTCTATGGCATGCCGCACATGAAAACCGAACAGGCCCTGCAGACCGTCGCAGACATCGGGTACGACTCCACCGAAATCTGCCTGATGGACGCTTGGGACGCCACGCCGCTCAAACTCAATCCGCAGCGCAGAAAGGCGATCGCCGGCAAGCTCGACGAGACCGGCCTCAAACTGACCTCGCTGATGGAACACTGTGACCTCACCGGCTCAAAAGCCAGTCAGAAACCGGTCCTCGAACGTCTCAAACGGGCCGCCCAGTTGGGGCATGATCTCAAACCCGATCAGCCCCCGCTCATCGAAACCACCGCGGGCAGCGGCAAGTGGGAAGACCGCAAAGAGGAAATGCGCGACAACCTCAAAGGCTGGGCTCAGATCGCGGAAAGCACACAAACCGTCATCGCTGTCAAACCCCACCGGGGTGGCGTCGTCGATCGCCCCGAACAGGGCGTCTGGCTCGTCGAACAGATCAACAGCCCCTGGATTCGACTCAACTACGATTATAGCCATTTCACACACCGCGACATCTCCCTGGAAGATTCGCTGAAAACCATGCTCCCCTACACCAGCTTCATCCAGATTAAAGACACCGTTCTTAAAGATAACAAAGCCCGCTTCGTTCTCCCCGGCGAAAGTGGCGACATCGATTACGTCCGCCTGCTCAAACTCGCTGTCGAGGGAGGTTACCGCGGAGATATCTGCTGCGAAGTCAGCGGCATGGTCTTCAAACAGCCGGGCTACGATCCCGTCGCGGCCGCCAAGACCTGCTATCAGAATATCGCTCCCGCCTTCCAGAAAGCCGGAATCCAGCGCGGCTGA